A region of Pongo pygmaeus isolate AG05252 chromosome 15, NHGRI_mPonPyg2-v2.0_pri, whole genome shotgun sequence DNA encodes the following proteins:
- the ACYP1 gene encoding acylphosphatase-1 isoform X1, translating to MPASARLAGAGLLLAFLRALGCAGRAPGLSMAEGNTLISVDYEIFGKVQGVFFRKHTQAEGKKLGLVGWVQNTDRGTVQGQLQGPISKVRHMQEWLETRGSPKSHIDKANFNNEKVILKLDYSDFQIVK from the exons ATGCCGGCGTCCGCCCGCCTGGCGGGAGCGGGGCTGCTGCTGGCCTTTCTCCGCGCGCTCGGCTGCGCTGGGCGGGCCCCAG GTTTGAGCATGGCAGAAGGAAACACCCTGATATCAGTGGATTATGAAATTTTTGGGAAGGTGCAAGGGGTGTTTTTCCGCAAGCATACTCAG GCTGAGGGTAAAAAGCTGGGATTGGTAGGCTGGGTCCAGAACACTGACCGGGGGACAGTGCAAGGACAATTGCAAGGTCCCATCTCCAAGGTGCGTCATATGCAGGAATGGCTTGAAACAAGAGGAAGTCCCAAATCACACATCGACAAAGCAAACTTCAACAATGAAAAAGTCATCTTAAAGTTGGATTACTCAGACTTCCAAATTGTAAAATAA
- the ACYP1 gene encoding acylphosphatase-1 isoform X2, whose product MAEGNTLISVDYEIFGKVQGVFFRKHTQAEGKKLGLVGWVQNTDRGTVQGQLQGPISKVRHMQEWLETRGSPKSHIDKANFNNEKVILKLDYSDFQIVK is encoded by the exons ATGGCAGAAGGAAACACCCTGATATCAGTGGATTATGAAATTTTTGGGAAGGTGCAAGGGGTGTTTTTCCGCAAGCATACTCAG GCTGAGGGTAAAAAGCTGGGATTGGTAGGCTGGGTCCAGAACACTGACCGGGGGACAGTGCAAGGACAATTGCAAGGTCCCATCTCCAAGGTGCGTCATATGCAGGAATGGCTTGAAACAAGAGGAAGTCCCAAATCACACATCGACAAAGCAAACTTCAACAATGAAAAAGTCATCTTAAAGTTGGATTACTCAGACTTCCAAATTGTAAAATAA
- the ZC2HC1C gene encoding zinc finger C2HC domain-containing protein 1C isoform X1, with amino-acid sequence MAGLQRLASHLPVGVMLPHNTTEAPGPHSAKQDSYEQGDSSQQSLKGHLRNNFQKQLLSNKELTLDKVYTHPKWNTHTKARSYSYPHCTGISQQDPESDSQGQGNGLFYSSGPQSWYPKANNQDFIPFTKKRVGVDRAYPLKPVVHRKSCSTGEAGTDGYHNVYPRPPEPREFSSRNFGVRNQGNFSVVGTVLAAMQAEKAVANFDRTEWVQIRRLEAAGESLEEEIRRKQILLRGKLKKTEEELRRIQMQKEQAKENENRELQKIILPRSRVKGNNSNTMYKPIFSPEFEFEEEFSRDRREDETWGRSQQNSSPFQLSDYRIQRLKRERLVASNNKIQDRVSELSVEKFSLPSETPGGALQGSARNSSLSMAPDSSGTSGSIEEPQLGECGHCGRKFLLFRLERHSNICSRMRGSKRKVFDSSRARAKGTELEQYLNWKGPASAKAEPPQKSNWRQKRESFIHTLRQAREVQQVTGKSGKHSHLLPVLPAENPDYIQCPHCSRHFAPKVAEQHVPKCKTIKNCLPPPRKHYS; translated from the exons ATGGCTGGTCTCCAGCGGTTGGCATCACATCTGCCTGTGGGCGTTATGCTCCCACATAATACAACAGAAGCTCCAGGGCCCCACTCAGCCAAGCAAGACTCTTACGAACAAGGTGACTCTTCCCAGCAGTCCTTGAAGGGGCACCTGAGGAACAATTTCCAGAAGCAGCTTTTGAGCAACAAAGAGTTGACTCTGGATAAAGTCTATACTCACCCCAAATGGAACACCCACACAAAAGCCCGGAGCTACTCCTATCCCCACTGTACTGGAATCAGCCAGCAAGATCCAGAAAGTGATTCCCAGGGCCAAGGAAATGGTTTGTTTTACTCGTCAGGCCCTCAATCCTGGTATCCCAAAGCCAATAACCAGGACTTTATCCCCTTTACAAAGAAACGAGTTGGAGTGGACCGGGCGTACCCACTGAAACCCGTGGTCCACAGGAAGTCGTGCAGTACAGGTGAGGCTGGCACTGATGGGTACCATAATGTCTACCCAAGGCCCCCTGAGCCGAGAGAGTTTTCATCCAGGAACTTTGGTGTGAGGAACCAGGGCAACTTTTCTGTGGTTGGTACTGTTCTTGCTGCCATGCAGGCGGAGAAGGCTGTGGCAAACTTTGACAGGACGGAGTGGGTGCAGATCCGAAGACTAGAAGCTGCAGGGGAGAGCTTAGAGGAGGAAATCCGAAGAAAGCAGATTCTCCTGAGGGGAAAGCTGAAGAAGACAGAGGAGGAACTCAGAAGGATCCAGATGCAAAAGGAACAGgccaaggaaaatgaaaacagagagcTACAGAAAATTATACTCCCCAGGAGCAGAGTTAAAGGTAATAACAGCAACACCATGTACAAACCTATCTTCTCCCCAGAATTTGAGTTTGAGGAAgaatttagtagagacaggagagAGGATGAAACTTGGGGACGGTCTCAACaaaattcaagtccattccagcTCTCTGATTATAGAATCCAGAGGCTCAAAAGGGAAAGGCTGGTAGCAAGCAATAATAAAATTCAAGACCGAGTCTCAGAGCTGTCGGTGGAGAAGTTCTCCCTGCCTTCAGAAACACCAGGCGGTGCTTTGCAGGGATCCGCCAGAAATTCCAGCCTGTCCATGGCACCAGACTCCTCAGGTACCAGCGGCTCCATTGAAGAGCCACAGCTGGGTGAGTGCGGCCACTGTGGGCGCAAATTCCTCTTGTTCAGGCTGGAGAGACACTCCAACATCTGCAGCAGGATGCGGGGTTCCAAGAGGAAAGTGTTTGACTCCTCCAGGGCCCGGGCTAAGGGCACAGAACTAGAGCAGTACTTGAACTGGAAGGGGCCAGCTTCAGCCAAG GCTGAACCTCCTCAGAAGAGCAACTGGAGACAGAAGCGTGAATCTTTTATCCATACGCTCCGCCAGGCTCGAGAGGTCCAGCAGGTAACTGGCAAAAGTGGAAAGCATTCACACTTGCTTCCCGTCCTGCCTGCAGAAAACCCGGACTACATTCAGTGTCCTCACTGTAGCCGCCACTTTGCTCCCAAGGTGGCTGAGCAACACGTTCCCAAGTGTAAGACCATCAAgaactgtcttccacctccaagGAAGCATTATAGTTGA
- the ZC2HC1C gene encoding zinc finger C2HC domain-containing protein 1C isoform X2 produces the protein MAGLQRLASHLPVGVMLPHNTTEAPGPHSAKQDSYEQGDSSQQSLKGHLRNNFQKQLLSNKELTLDKVYTHPKWNTHTKARSYSYPHCTGISQQDPESDSQGQGNGLFYSSGPQSWYPKANNQDFIPFTKKRVGVDRAYPLKPVVHRKSCSTGEAGTDGYHNVYPRPPEPREFSSRNFGVRNQGNFSVVGTVLAAMQAEKAVANFDRTEWVQIRRLEAAGESLEEEIRRKQILLRGKLKKTEEELRRIQMQKEQAKENENRELQKIILPRSRVKGNNSNTMYKPIFSPEFEFEEEFSRDRREDETWGRSQQNSSPFQLSDYRIQRLKRERLVASNNKIQDRVSELSVEKFSLPSETPGGALQGSARNSSLSMAPDSSGTSGSIEEPQLGECGHCGRKFLLFRLERHSNICSRMRGSKRKVFDSSRARAKGTELEQYLNWKGPASAKTESPLPRL, from the exons ATGGCTGGTCTCCAGCGGTTGGCATCACATCTGCCTGTGGGCGTTATGCTCCCACATAATACAACAGAAGCTCCAGGGCCCCACTCAGCCAAGCAAGACTCTTACGAACAAGGTGACTCTTCCCAGCAGTCCTTGAAGGGGCACCTGAGGAACAATTTCCAGAAGCAGCTTTTGAGCAACAAAGAGTTGACTCTGGATAAAGTCTATACTCACCCCAAATGGAACACCCACACAAAAGCCCGGAGCTACTCCTATCCCCACTGTACTGGAATCAGCCAGCAAGATCCAGAAAGTGATTCCCAGGGCCAAGGAAATGGTTTGTTTTACTCGTCAGGCCCTCAATCCTGGTATCCCAAAGCCAATAACCAGGACTTTATCCCCTTTACAAAGAAACGAGTTGGAGTGGACCGGGCGTACCCACTGAAACCCGTGGTCCACAGGAAGTCGTGCAGTACAGGTGAGGCTGGCACTGATGGGTACCATAATGTCTACCCAAGGCCCCCTGAGCCGAGAGAGTTTTCATCCAGGAACTTTGGTGTGAGGAACCAGGGCAACTTTTCTGTGGTTGGTACTGTTCTTGCTGCCATGCAGGCGGAGAAGGCTGTGGCAAACTTTGACAGGACGGAGTGGGTGCAGATCCGAAGACTAGAAGCTGCAGGGGAGAGCTTAGAGGAGGAAATCCGAAGAAAGCAGATTCTCCTGAGGGGAAAGCTGAAGAAGACAGAGGAGGAACTCAGAAGGATCCAGATGCAAAAGGAACAGgccaaggaaaatgaaaacagagagcTACAGAAAATTATACTCCCCAGGAGCAGAGTTAAAGGTAATAACAGCAACACCATGTACAAACCTATCTTCTCCCCAGAATTTGAGTTTGAGGAAgaatttagtagagacaggagagAGGATGAAACTTGGGGACGGTCTCAACaaaattcaagtccattccagcTCTCTGATTATAGAATCCAGAGGCTCAAAAGGGAAAGGCTGGTAGCAAGCAATAATAAAATTCAAGACCGAGTCTCAGAGCTGTCGGTGGAGAAGTTCTCCCTGCCTTCAGAAACACCAGGCGGTGCTTTGCAGGGATCCGCCAGAAATTCCAGCCTGTCCATGGCACCAGACTCCTCAGGTACCAGCGGCTCCATTGAAGAGCCACAGCTGGGTGAGTGCGGCCACTGTGGGCGCAAATTCCTCTTGTTCAGGCTGGAGAGACACTCCAACATCTGCAGCAGGATGCGGGGTTCCAAGAGGAAAGTGTTTGACTCCTCCAGGGCCCGGGCTAAGGGCACAGAACTAGAGCAGTACTTGAACTGGAAGGGGCCAGCTTCAGCCAAG acggagtctccgttgcccaggctgtag
- the ZC2HC1C gene encoding zinc finger C2HC domain-containing protein 1C isoform X4, with translation MAGLQRLASHLPVGVMLPHNTTEAPGPHSAKQDSYEQGDSSQQSLKGHLRNNFQKQLLSNKELTLDKVYTHPKWNTHTKARSYSYPHCTGISQQDPESDSQGQGNGLFYSSGPQSWYPKANNQDFIPFTKKRVGVDRAYPLKPVVHRKSCSTGEAGTDGYHNVYPRPPEPREFSSRNFGVRNQGNFSVVGTVLAAMQAEKAVANFDRTEWVQIRRLEAAGESLEEEIRRKQILLRGKLKKTEEELRRIQMQKEQAKENENRELQKIILPRSRVKG, from the exons ATGGCTGGTCTCCAGCGGTTGGCATCACATCTGCCTGTGGGCGTTATGCTCCCACATAATACAACAGAAGCTCCAGGGCCCCACTCAGCCAAGCAAGACTCTTACGAACAAGGTGACTCTTCCCAGCAGTCCTTGAAGGGGCACCTGAGGAACAATTTCCAGAAGCAGCTTTTGAGCAACAAAGAGTTGACTCTGGATAAAGTCTATACTCACCCCAAATGGAACACCCACACAAAAGCCCGGAGCTACTCCTATCCCCACTGTACTGGAATCAGCCAGCAAGATCCAGAAAGTGATTCCCAGGGCCAAGGAAATGGTTTGTTTTACTCGTCAGGCCCTCAATCCTGGTATCCCAAAGCCAATAACCAGGACTTTATCCCCTTTACAAAGAAACGAGTTGGAGTGGACCGGGCGTACCCACTGAAACCCGTGGTCCACAGGAAGTCGTGCAGTACAGGTGAGGCTGGCACTGATGGGTACCATAATGTCTACCCAAGGCCCCCTGAGCCGAGAGAGTTTTCATCCAGGAACTTTGGTGTGAGGAACCAGGGCAACTTTTCTGTGGTTGGTACTGTTCTTGCTGCCATGCAGGCGGAGAAGGCTGTGGCAAACTTTGACAGGACGGAGTGGGTGCAGATCCGAAGACTAGAAGCTGCAGGGGAGAGCTTAGAGGAGGAAATCCGAAGAAAGCAGATTCTCCTGAGGGGAAAGCTGAAGAAGACAGAGGAGGAACTCAGAAGGATCCAGATGCAAAAGGAACAGgccaaggaaaatgaaaacagagagcTACAGAAAATTATACTCCCCAGGAGCAGAGTTAAAG GCTGA
- the ZC2HC1C gene encoding zinc finger C2HC domain-containing protein 1C isoform X3 yields MAGLQRLASHLPVGVMLPHNTTEAPGPHSAKQDSYEQGDSSQQSLKGHLRNNFQKQLLSNKELTLDKVYTHPKWNTHTKARSYSYPHCTGISQQDPESDSQGQGNGLFYSSGPQSWYPKANNQDFIPFTKKRVGVDRAYPLKPVVHRKSCSTGEAGTDGYHNVYPRPPEPREFSSRNFGVRNQGNFSVVGTVLAAMQAEKAVANFDRTEWVQIRRLEAAGESLEEEIRRKQILLRGKLKKTEEELRRIQMQKEQAKENENRELQKIILPRSRVKGNNSNTMYKPIFSPEFEFEEEFSRDRREDETWGRSQQNSSPFQLSDYRIQRLKRERLVASNNKIQDRVSELSVEKFSLPSETPGGALQGSARNSSLSMAPDSSGTSGSIEEPQLG; encoded by the exons ATGGCTGGTCTCCAGCGGTTGGCATCACATCTGCCTGTGGGCGTTATGCTCCCACATAATACAACAGAAGCTCCAGGGCCCCACTCAGCCAAGCAAGACTCTTACGAACAAGGTGACTCTTCCCAGCAGTCCTTGAAGGGGCACCTGAGGAACAATTTCCAGAAGCAGCTTTTGAGCAACAAAGAGTTGACTCTGGATAAAGTCTATACTCACCCCAAATGGAACACCCACACAAAAGCCCGGAGCTACTCCTATCCCCACTGTACTGGAATCAGCCAGCAAGATCCAGAAAGTGATTCCCAGGGCCAAGGAAATGGTTTGTTTTACTCGTCAGGCCCTCAATCCTGGTATCCCAAAGCCAATAACCAGGACTTTATCCCCTTTACAAAGAAACGAGTTGGAGTGGACCGGGCGTACCCACTGAAACCCGTGGTCCACAGGAAGTCGTGCAGTACAGGTGAGGCTGGCACTGATGGGTACCATAATGTCTACCCAAGGCCCCCTGAGCCGAGAGAGTTTTCATCCAGGAACTTTGGTGTGAGGAACCAGGGCAACTTTTCTGTGGTTGGTACTGTTCTTGCTGCCATGCAGGCGGAGAAGGCTGTGGCAAACTTTGACAGGACGGAGTGGGTGCAGATCCGAAGACTAGAAGCTGCAGGGGAGAGCTTAGAGGAGGAAATCCGAAGAAAGCAGATTCTCCTGAGGGGAAAGCTGAAGAAGACAGAGGAGGAACTCAGAAGGATCCAGATGCAAAAGGAACAGgccaaggaaaatgaaaacagagagcTACAGAAAATTATACTCCCCAGGAGCAGAGTTAAAGGTAATAACAGCAACACCATGTACAAACCTATCTTCTCCCCAGAATTTGAGTTTGAGGAAgaatttagtagagacaggagagAGGATGAAACTTGGGGACGGTCTCAACaaaattcaagtccattccagcTCTCTGATTATAGAATCCAGAGGCTCAAAAGGGAAAGGCTGGTAGCAAGCAATAATAAAATTCAAGACCGAGTCTCAGAGCTGTCGGTGGAGAAGTTCTCCCTGCCTTCAGAAACACCAGGCGGTGCTTTGCAGGGATCCGCCAGAAATTCCAGCCTGTCCATGGCACCAGACTCCTCAGGTACCAGCGGCTCCATTGAAGAGCCACAGCTGG GCTGA